One window of Botrimarina mediterranea genomic DNA carries:
- a CDS encoding autotransporter outer membrane beta-barrel domain-containing protein, with the protein MSAFSSTTIRFVVGALFTGSGIIAAATESTVNFVGTLPLPANWSSSSIWSNGIPNASGDIASAVAPVLLRSTPVLNLDLPVTIGEFRSSGVLAAQVIGNHPLTFDNAGLAGAISTSHLTPTAATRQAGLDFKAPIRVATGQGLQVVAGPNAPVRFESTLTADSTITVSGLVTLLVDSPALTGGVTLVDGELIVTTSGGLGDTTAATRVGAGSRLRLQANSAEAFELAGGAVVAENSDLTGPIRLDADSTLWAVAATGAATRSVSGVISGAGGITFRSGPTNRNVQLRLSGLNTYDGATIIDEGLVIAASSSAFGSTVGSTLITSGATVRVSAQTDERFQLAAGRLIFDQGTAPTQASMRVGNGEVVVWSPQLAMSIEVDNAGGGELATFTQYNTSDLRSWTGGSTGVGDLALGGGVQVNAPLTHDGALELREAELNTANTYTGATRVTQYGSEINHADALGVSDLPLEVLGGDITFNVAPSRPRDVILRGGSLDVAPGAGAFEGDIVLTGESQASVGGGGVYNGTIQYSPENNQSHTLSGGAYNGAIRGDGRMRLAGNVTLNAANDLRGLTTVVEGVIIANHAQALDTPNTRVESGDLVYNTAVDGQPVMAISVGAGSTGGRVILNTPQTLSDPWVVSAGELVLGAAIDADELVLLGTGAIATLRTTEGGSLGVTGELRSDYSSRIFATLVGDGVVRARGYQTVINGDLSAFTGDFAAEQGELGISSAGTLNRQTDIHVGKYATLRINADEVVVRSDIYLEGGRFKGPYEYDLLAGSYADDQEFAGNLYVDQRGARTGGTMTLTGDIIGPALTHSNGGLRIASGVRGLTDLLRANGGVTVDQTGSIAGVRDIVIGHAGSLYLGQTPNSDRIDDAITVRTEGGQFSLISGQQFLTSERIGRLIAERGRTRIIASSDHSGTLPVGFTFGELQRQKGATVRFVEAGRQTTTTVESVYTFDGTMLGGGFILLPSSTPAAFAAIDTSGKITGLTATRSTLVGSVAADHTRMTADETLTADTTVASISNLRNVNLGGHTLHVRSGGVLGVGKLSNGNVTAGTGSGAAELIFHQGTTIEANVVDSPAGDSVSLVLAESAWLSGANTYTGGTYVSGSGESSFFDRVRILSPSAVPVGDQLHVHSARYEAGSVFTQEVNYQSIAVTGGGAFYFGSNPVRAERIDLEDGSFSGRLLGASLVTKTGSEGASIEISSDSSFTGEVHVEDGLLSVGSKVLDGAKTYVTGGRLRADATSYGEVHLQGGEFEFVFHQTDLYLDADSTLISKRGGPSHLGGALVGDSDLVIRGDVDERFQNGVYLRTPTERYTGDVRVESGALFLRGTGVVGQADVSVNGGGRLVLVGVNGSTPNWLDSNVDLNGGMLVSYHPSGYTDTPFQTNVVFGDVTVHNTSYIGSMNAGASGPGMKLAGSVRLLDSATVLGMGDYRHLMRTIESGGVFVEVAGDLEVGADTAWNILTSSLSVTGAIRPAGPEGSIDFRGAAAQLDLTSATWEAPAGRRLAVLVNGTRQSLELTGDGAGLKGSGSLVGDFALSGGASVSPGASIGTLTVDGDLSVGPGAVFDYEIDGVLSDALNVNGILDFSGASLASWTLQLSRFGGTSPIAHEWRIASASSLVGFDSAMVTFESFDASLDLTSYSVQQRGSSLFLIRVPEPSTGILLFAAVLASAFWTRN; encoded by the coding sequence ATGTCCGCCTTTTCGTCCACAACGATTCGGTTTGTTGTCGGCGCCTTGTTTACGGGATCGGGCATCATCGCTGCGGCGACGGAATCGACAGTCAACTTTGTGGGGACGCTCCCGCTCCCGGCCAATTGGAGTAGTTCTTCAATTTGGTCGAATGGGATTCCGAATGCCTCGGGGGACATTGCCAGCGCTGTCGCACCGGTGCTACTCCGGTCTACCCCGGTGCTCAATCTCGACCTCCCGGTGACGATTGGCGAGTTCCGTAGCAGCGGCGTCCTGGCGGCACAGGTGATCGGGAACCATCCGCTCACGTTTGATAACGCTGGTCTTGCGGGAGCGATCTCCACGTCCCACTTGACCCCGACAGCCGCGACGCGGCAGGCAGGGTTGGATTTCAAAGCCCCCATCCGGGTCGCCACGGGGCAGGGATTGCAAGTTGTCGCGGGACCGAATGCCCCCGTCCGCTTTGAGTCAACCCTCACTGCCGACTCGACGATTACGGTAAGTGGCCTCGTGACCCTGCTCGTCGATTCGCCCGCCCTGACGGGTGGGGTCACTCTTGTAGATGGCGAACTGATCGTCACCACGTCGGGCGGACTGGGCGATACAACTGCGGCGACGCGGGTCGGCGCTGGGTCTCGACTGCGTCTGCAGGCAAACTCGGCCGAAGCCTTTGAACTCGCAGGCGGCGCGGTCGTTGCCGAGAACTCCGACCTGACCGGCCCGATCCGCCTCGACGCGGACTCGACCCTCTGGGCCGTCGCCGCTACCGGCGCGGCGACACGCAGTGTCTCGGGCGTGATCAGCGGCGCCGGCGGGATCACTTTCCGCTCCGGCCCCACGAACCGCAACGTTCAGCTCCGCTTGTCGGGACTCAATACCTACGACGGCGCCACGATCATCGACGAAGGGCTGGTCATCGCGGCCAGCAGCAGCGCCTTCGGATCGACCGTTGGATCGACCCTCATCACTAGCGGTGCGACGGTCCGCGTCTCAGCGCAGACCGACGAGCGATTCCAGCTCGCTGCGGGGCGCCTGATCTTCGACCAGGGGACCGCGCCCACGCAGGCGTCGATGCGCGTCGGCAACGGCGAGGTGGTCGTGTGGTCGCCTCAGTTGGCGATGTCAATCGAAGTCGACAACGCCGGCGGCGGCGAGCTGGCTACATTCACGCAGTACAACACCTCCGACTTGCGATCGTGGACTGGGGGATCCACCGGCGTCGGCGACCTCGCCCTCGGAGGCGGCGTGCAAGTCAACGCGCCGCTCACGCACGACGGCGCCCTGGAACTCCGCGAAGCGGAGCTCAACACGGCCAACACCTACACTGGCGCCACCCGGGTGACCCAGTACGGCTCCGAGATCAATCACGCCGACGCCCTCGGCGTGTCGGACCTGCCGCTTGAAGTGCTGGGAGGCGACATCACCTTCAATGTCGCGCCGAGCAGGCCGCGCGACGTCATCCTCCGCGGTGGATCGCTCGACGTCGCGCCCGGCGCCGGCGCCTTCGAGGGGGACATCGTTTTGACCGGTGAGTCCCAAGCGAGCGTCGGCGGCGGCGGCGTCTACAACGGCACGATCCAGTACTCCCCCGAGAACAACCAAAGCCACACGCTCTCCGGCGGCGCCTACAACGGCGCCATCCGCGGCGACGGCAGGATGCGGCTCGCAGGCAACGTCACGCTTAACGCCGCCAACGACCTGCGCGGGCTGACCACCGTGGTTGAAGGCGTCATCATCGCCAACCACGCCCAGGCGCTCGACACACCCAACACCCGCGTGGAGTCGGGCGACCTCGTCTACAACACTGCCGTGGACGGACAGCCCGTGATGGCGATCTCCGTCGGCGCGGGCTCCACCGGGGGCCGTGTGATCCTCAACACGCCGCAGACTCTCAGCGACCCATGGGTCGTCAGCGCGGGCGAGCTCGTCCTGGGCGCGGCGATCGACGCCGACGAGCTCGTCCTCCTCGGGACCGGCGCCATAGCGACGCTCCGCACCACCGAGGGCGGATCGCTGGGCGTCACCGGCGAATTGCGGTCCGATTATTCCAGCCGAATCTTCGCAACGCTCGTCGGCGATGGCGTCGTCCGCGCCCGGGGCTACCAGACAGTGATCAACGGAGACCTGTCGGCGTTCACCGGCGACTTCGCCGCCGAGCAAGGCGAGCTTGGCATTTCCTCGGCCGGCACGCTCAACCGCCAGACCGACATCCACGTCGGCAAGTACGCCACCCTGCGGATCAACGCCGATGAGGTCGTCGTCCGCAGCGACATCTATCTCGAAGGAGGGCGCTTCAAGGGGCCGTACGAATACGACCTCCTCGCCGGCAGCTACGCGGATGATCAGGAGTTCGCCGGCAACCTCTACGTCGACCAGCGCGGCGCCCGCACCGGCGGGACCATGACGCTGACCGGCGACATCATTGGCCCTGCCCTCACCCACTCCAACGGCGGCTTGCGCATCGCGTCAGGCGTCAGGGGCCTCACCGACCTGCTGCGGGCCAACGGGGGCGTGACGGTCGACCAAACCGGCTCAATCGCTGGAGTGAGAGACATCGTCATCGGGCACGCAGGCTCGCTCTACCTCGGGCAAACCCCAAACTCCGATCGCATCGACGACGCGATCACCGTCCGCACCGAGGGAGGACAATTCTCGCTCATCTCGGGCCAGCAGTTCCTCACCAGCGAGCGGATCGGCCGTCTGATCGCCGAGCGCGGGCGAACCAGGATCATCGCCAGCTCGGATCACTCCGGCACCCTCCCTGTCGGCTTCACCTTCGGCGAGCTCCAGAGGCAGAAGGGCGCCACGGTCCGCTTCGTCGAAGCGGGCCGCCAGACGACGACCACCGTCGAAAGCGTCTACACGTTCGACGGCACGATGCTTGGCGGAGGCTTTATCCTCCTCCCCAGCTCGACGCCCGCCGCGTTCGCCGCGATCGATACCAGCGGCAAGATCACCGGCCTCACCGCGACGCGGTCGACCCTCGTCGGCAGCGTCGCCGCCGACCACACCCGCATGACCGCCGACGAAACCCTCACCGCCGACACGACGGTCGCCTCGATCAGCAACCTGCGGAACGTCAACCTTGGCGGGCACACGCTCCACGTCCGTTCGGGCGGCGTGCTCGGCGTGGGCAAACTCTCTAACGGCAACGTCACCGCCGGGACCGGCAGCGGCGCGGCGGAGCTGATCTTCCACCAAGGGACCACCATCGAAGCCAACGTAGTCGATAGCCCGGCGGGCGACTCGGTGTCACTCGTCCTCGCCGAGAGCGCCTGGCTCTCCGGCGCCAACACGTACACGGGCGGCACTTACGTATCGGGGTCGGGGGAGTCATCCTTCTTCGATCGGGTAAGGATCCTCTCGCCCTCAGCGGTCCCCGTCGGCGATCAGCTGCATGTGCACAGCGCCCGCTATGAAGCGGGGAGTGTTTTCACCCAGGAGGTCAATTACCAATCGATCGCCGTCACAGGCGGCGGCGCCTTCTACTTCGGCTCCAACCCTGTGCGGGCCGAGCGGATCGACTTGGAAGACGGGTCCTTCTCAGGGCGTCTGCTCGGCGCGTCCCTGGTGACCAAAACGGGCTCGGAAGGAGCTTCGATCGAGATCTCTAGCGACTCCTCGTTTACCGGCGAGGTCCACGTCGAAGACGGGCTGCTCTCGGTAGGGAGCAAGGTCCTCGACGGCGCCAAGACTTACGTGACCGGCGGACGCCTCCGCGCCGACGCGACGAGCTACGGAGAGGTCCACCTGCAGGGGGGCGAGTTCGAATTCGTCTTCCACCAGACCGACCTGTACCTCGACGCCGACTCGACGCTGATCTCTAAACGAGGCGGGCCGTCTCACCTCGGCGGCGCGCTGGTCGGAGATAGCGACCTCGTAATTCGCGGCGACGTCGACGAACGCTTCCAGAACGGCGTTTACCTGCGAACCCCCACCGAGCGGTATACCGGTGACGTACGTGTAGAGTCGGGGGCTCTCTTCCTTCGCGGGACAGGCGTCGTTGGCCAGGCCGATGTCTCGGTGAACGGGGGCGGAAGGCTGGTCCTCGTCGGCGTCAACGGCTCGACCCCGAACTGGCTCGACAGCAACGTCGATCTCAACGGCGGAATGCTCGTCTCCTACCATCCGTCGGGATACACTGACACGCCTTTCCAGACGAACGTCGTCTTCGGCGATGTCACCGTGCATAACACGAGCTACATCGGCTCGATGAACGCCGGGGCGTCCGGCCCGGGGATGAAGTTGGCGGGAAGCGTGCGGTTGCTCGACAGCGCGACGGTACTCGGCATGGGCGACTACCGGCACCTGATGCGCACGATCGAATCGGGTGGCGTTTTCGTCGAAGTCGCTGGCGACCTGGAGGTCGGCGCCGATACGGCTTGGAACATTCTGACCAGCTCGCTGAGCGTGACCGGGGCGATCCGTCCCGCAGGCCCCGAGGGGTCGATCGATTTCCGTGGGGCCGCCGCCCAGCTCGACCTCACATCCGCAACGTGGGAAGCCCCGGCCGGTCGCCGCTTGGCGGTGCTGGTCAACGGCACTCGGCAGTCGCTCGAGCTGACCGGCGACGGAGCCGGACTCAAGGGAAGCGGTTCGCTCGTCGGCGACTTCGCCCTCTCCGGCGGCGCCTCAGTCAGCCCCGGCGCCTCGATCGGGACCCTCACCGTCGACGGCGACCTGAGCGTCGGCCCCGGCGCCGTCTTCGACTACGAGATCGATGGTGTCCTCAGCGACGCGTTGAACGTGAACGGCATTCTCGATTTCAGCGGCGCCAGCCTTGCCTCCTGGACGCTCCAGTTGTCGCGATTCGGCGGGACATCGCCGATCGCCCACGAGTGGCGCATCGCTTCTGCAAGCAGCCTTGTAGGGTTTGACAGTGCAATGGTCACGTTCGAGTCATTTGATGCTTCGCTCGACCTTACGAGCTATTCAGTTCAGCAACGCGGCTCGTCGCTATTCCTGATTCGCGTCCCCGAACCGAGCACCGGCATTCTGCTATTCGCCGCCGTGCTAGCTTCGGCTTTTTGGACCCGTAATTGA
- a CDS encoding PEP-CTERM sorting domain-containing protein, with the protein MPDPQRDIHSTSGDFRRTSRYLAAYSVAAASGAILADEAAAAVIPINLPGGGPLVIGDADPGVNYQSVNLDIDGDGVDDFRFKSYVGVDITDDLHYLNGVILDYMAFSVRYLNAGDLIDDALTIDNGYQVLRLDGSFDNFTGTRGYAAVRFDIPGGSPHYGYLDVAVNDSGSQLTLFGGAYESVSGVGIRAGAVPEPAGLGLLAMGAAGVAAWRRRS; encoded by the coding sequence ATGCCCGATCCGCAACGTGATATTCACTCAACCTCAGGCGATTTTCGTCGCACGAGCCGTTATCTTGCCGCTTACTCAGTAGCCGCCGCAAGCGGTGCCATCTTGGCCGATGAGGCCGCCGCTGCTGTGATCCCCATCAATCTGCCGGGAGGAGGGCCGCTTGTGATCGGAGATGCCGATCCTGGCGTCAACTATCAATCGGTGAATCTGGACATCGACGGTGACGGAGTCGATGACTTCCGCTTTAAGAGTTACGTCGGCGTAGACATCACCGATGATCTCCACTACCTGAACGGGGTAATCCTCGATTACATGGCGTTCAGTGTGCGCTACCTCAACGCCGGAGACCTCATCGACGACGCTCTCACCATCGACAATGGCTATCAGGTGCTGAGACTTGACGGCAGTTTCGACAACTTCACGGGCACGCGAGGTTATGCGGCGGTTCGCTTCGACATTCCCGGGGGTTCGCCCCACTACGGTTATTTGGATGTCGCGGTCAACGACTCCGGCAGTCAGTTGACGCTCTTCGGCGGCGCCTACGAATCGGTTTCGGGGGTCGGCATCCGGGCGGGCGCCGTTCCCGAGCCGGCGGGGCTTGGTTTGTTGGCGATGGGCGCGGCGGGCGTCGCCGCGTGGCGCCGTCGTTCGTAG
- a CDS encoding glycosyltransferase — MSRFLLAWELGGALGHLATLRELATLLLERRHDVALALSDCDLADQFFPGLEVQTAPIHRPLRGVIAQPSTYADVLGNAGWNAIETLGPLCSAWRDLFNHSGAEVVVGNFAPTALLAAQGMDLRSVVFGTGFHSPPDISPLPDMCPWRDNYADRLLITERQVLATTNRQLASQGVEELERITELYRRADASLLTTFLEMDHYPDRVGGEYVGPWGELPGNAPVWPKGSGPRVFAYLKPIEALPYLLQHVHQVGWPTLVYAPGAKESAAPLARPTIHVVDRPLDMKRVAATCNFAVLNAGHNATLRILLAGKPALVLPTTGEQQLVAQRVERTGSGLAVHPNHPAAAVACLNRLASDHSYADAASRFATRYESIDLADLREQTADRLEEIAIRNE; from the coding sequence GTGTCGCGTTTCTTACTGGCCTGGGAACTCGGCGGCGCCCTCGGCCATCTCGCTACGCTCCGTGAGTTGGCGACGCTTCTGCTAGAGCGACGTCACGACGTGGCCCTGGCCCTCAGCGATTGCGACCTGGCCGACCAGTTCTTCCCGGGGCTGGAGGTGCAGACCGCCCCAATCCATCGGCCCCTGAGGGGAGTGATCGCTCAGCCCAGCACCTACGCCGATGTCCTCGGCAACGCCGGTTGGAACGCCATCGAGACACTCGGCCCGCTCTGCTCTGCGTGGCGAGACCTCTTCAATCACTCGGGCGCCGAGGTTGTCGTTGGCAATTTCGCCCCGACGGCGTTGCTCGCCGCCCAGGGAATGGATTTGCGGTCAGTTGTCTTCGGCACCGGGTTCCATTCGCCCCCCGACATCTCGCCGCTTCCCGATATGTGCCCCTGGCGCGACAACTACGCCGATCGGCTACTGATCACTGAGCGGCAGGTGTTGGCGACGACCAATCGGCAACTCGCCTCCCAGGGAGTTGAGGAGTTGGAGAGAATCACTGAGCTGTATCGTCGCGCCGACGCAAGTCTGCTGACGACCTTTCTGGAAATGGATCACTACCCCGACCGCGTCGGGGGAGAGTACGTCGGCCCTTGGGGAGAGCTGCCTGGAAACGCTCCGGTGTGGCCGAAGGGCTCGGGGCCTCGCGTCTTCGCTTACCTCAAGCCGATCGAGGCGCTTCCCTATCTCTTGCAGCACGTGCATCAGGTAGGCTGGCCGACACTGGTCTACGCCCCCGGCGCCAAGGAGTCGGCGGCGCCTCTCGCCCGCCCAACGATCCACGTTGTCGACCGTCCGCTTGACATGAAGCGTGTGGCGGCGACCTGCAACTTCGCGGTGCTCAACGCGGGACACAACGCGACGCTACGCATTCTCTTGGCGGGCAAGCCTGCGCTCGTCCTGCCGACAACCGGCGAACAGCAGCTGGTGGCGCAACGCGTGGAACGCACGGGCTCCGGGCTCGCCGTTCATCCGAATCACCCAGCCGCCGCCGTCGCGTGCCTCAATCGACTCGCTTCCGACCACAGCTACGCCGACGCGGCCAGCCGTTTTGCGACTCGCTACGAATCAATCGATCTAGCGGACTTGCGTGAACAGACGGCCGATCGACTAGAGGAGATTGCCATTCGTAATGAGTGA
- a CDS encoding alkaline phosphatase family protein, translating into MGLAKRVLLIGWAGADWSMVHPLLDAGDMPCLEGLVNTGSIGRIATLQPGVGPLVWSSIATGVRPARHGVTGYLRRKGDAATPMSGGDRTAPAFWDICSAAGLTTHIVNWPTYPAEPACGAFVSHLFTRSSGHLAEPWSDLPRGVTPGLEDVLAPLRIDPRELGPAELLPFVPRADRVDQECDPGLAILAGRLADAASAHAMATALLDSDWQVAAVVYDLIDRLGHAFMRFHPPKGQVTQRSFDLYRGVMTQAYRFCDQMLGRLLQLAGEDMHVMLFSDHGLRSAQGRPARQSTGRGDTQWHSPFGLLAIRGPGIHADRWVWGGNLLDICPTVLHLLGMPTEGLDGRVLEDALETPPSAAVPSRLVTTDPQRRLDPLNVREADALRQWLVDDGYAREETLQSKHAAQMADDACAFNLAQSHLQFGDYATALRLLLDCHRRRPEVAAYAITAARCHAALGDLDAAQRLVESVIEHDAPSWLGDRLRGQLLAAEGQLELALERLLLSESVEPRQAGVNAEIGTIYDRLGRTDEARRAFHKELRVHSNDATALRGLGKLSLAEGDNDAALEWLLSSASSQEVCPETHYLLAKTLKEMGRLLDALRAVEKALRQAPTYAEAIELSYILAEHCAK; encoded by the coding sequence GTGGGCCTCGCGAAGCGCGTGCTGCTGATCGGGTGGGCGGGCGCCGACTGGTCGATGGTCCATCCACTGCTCGACGCGGGCGACATGCCCTGCCTTGAAGGGCTGGTCAACACGGGTTCGATCGGCCGGATCGCCACGCTCCAGCCCGGCGTCGGGCCGCTCGTGTGGTCGTCGATCGCCACGGGCGTCCGGCCCGCGCGTCACGGCGTCACCGGCTACTTACGACGTAAGGGGGACGCCGCCACGCCGATGTCTGGCGGCGACCGCACGGCCCCGGCGTTCTGGGACATTTGCTCGGCGGCGGGGCTGACGACGCATATCGTCAATTGGCCCACCTACCCCGCTGAACCTGCCTGCGGCGCTTTCGTCTCTCATCTGTTCACTCGATCGAGCGGCCATCTTGCTGAACCTTGGAGCGACCTGCCCCGCGGCGTGACGCCCGGGCTTGAAGACGTGTTGGCGCCGCTGCGGATTGACCCGCGCGAGCTGGGGCCCGCCGAGCTGCTGCCGTTCGTGCCGCGTGCTGACCGCGTCGATCAAGAGTGTGACCCGGGGCTCGCGATCCTCGCTGGCCGGCTGGCCGACGCCGCTTCGGCCCACGCGATGGCGACCGCCCTTCTCGACAGCGACTGGCAGGTCGCCGCGGTCGTTTACGACCTGATTGACCGACTCGGCCACGCCTTCATGCGGTTCCATCCCCCCAAGGGCCAAGTGACGCAGCGGTCGTTCGACCTCTATCGCGGCGTCATGACGCAGGCGTATCGGTTCTGCGACCAGATGCTCGGTCGGCTGCTGCAACTCGCCGGCGAAGATATGCACGTCATGCTGTTCTCCGACCACGGCCTGCGAAGCGCCCAGGGCCGACCTGCACGGCAATCCACGGGCCGGGGCGACACGCAGTGGCACTCGCCCTTCGGCTTGCTGGCGATACGCGGCCCGGGCATCCACGCCGATCGCTGGGTTTGGGGCGGCAATCTGCTCGACATCTGCCCGACGGTGCTGCACCTGTTGGGAATGCCAACGGAGGGACTCGATGGCCGAGTGCTCGAAGACGCGTTGGAGACTCCGCCGTCCGCAGCGGTTCCGTCTCGCCTCGTTACTACGGATCCTCAACGCCGCTTGGACCCGTTGAACGTCAGGGAAGCCGACGCCCTAAGGCAATGGCTAGTCGACGACGGCTACGCTCGTGAAGAGACGCTCCAGAGCAAGCACGCGGCGCAAATGGCCGACGACGCCTGTGCGTTTAATCTCGCGCAGAGTCACTTGCAGTTCGGCGATTACGCCACCGCGCTGCGGCTGCTGCTCGATTGTCATCGCCGCCGCCCGGAGGTCGCCGCTTACGCCATCACTGCGGCGCGATGCCACGCCGCGCTCGGCGACCTTGACGCCGCGCAGCGCCTCGTCGAGTCGGTTATCGAGCACGACGCTCCGTCGTGGCTTGGGGACCGTCTCCGCGGGCAGTTGCTCGCAGCCGAAGGACAATTGGAGCTGGCGCTCGAGCGGCTGCTGCTTTCCGAGTCGGTAGAGCCGAGGCAGGCCGGCGTCAACGCCGAGATTGGGACGATCTACGACCGCCTGGGGCGGACCGACGAGGCCCGCCGCGCTTTCCACAAGGAGCTGCGCGTCCATTCGAACGACGCCACCGCGTTGCGTGGGCTTGGGAAGCTGTCGCTGGCGGAAGGTGACAACGACGCCGCCTTGGAATGGCTGCTCTCTTCGGCGTCGTCGCAAGAAGTGTGTCCCGAAACCCACTATCTGTTGGCAAAGACGCTCAAGGAGATGGGAAGATTGCTCGACGCGCTGCGAGCGGTCGAAAAGGCACTGCGTCAAGCGCCAACGTACGCCGAAGCAATTGAGCTAAGCTACATTCTTGCAGAGCACTGCGCTAAGTAG
- a CDS encoding transposase yields the protein MFRRLMGFFRPGDVVLSDRLYCTWRELLDLQKRGDHAVSQLQVMRKADFRKGKRLGKGDHIVQWPKPTTIRSVDWPTHRDLPDSITVRECRVIIGQAGFRNKEIVVVTTLLDPKEFPKEEVAALYRVRWNAELDLRSVKTTMQMEVRCKTSELVRKEIWTHVLAYNLIRTVMAQAASRHALPPRTISFKGAMQTLEAFQPLGACCSQLRDQAYERLLAYIAT from the coding sequence GTGTTCCGCAGGCTCATGGGCTTCTTCCGCCCAGGAGACGTGGTGCTCAGCGATCGTTTGTACTGCACCTGGAGAGAGCTACTGGACCTTCAGAAACGTGGCGACCACGCTGTGTCGCAACTGCAGGTCATGCGGAAGGCCGACTTCCGCAAGGGCAAACGCCTTGGCAAGGGTGATCACATCGTCCAATGGCCCAAGCCGACAACGATCCGTTCGGTCGATTGGCCAACCCATCGTGACTTACCCGACTCGATCACCGTTCGTGAGTGTCGCGTGATCATCGGCCAGGCAGGCTTCCGAAATAAAGAGATCGTCGTCGTGACGACGCTGCTGGACCCGAAAGAGTTCCCGAAGGAGGAAGTTGCGGCGCTCTACCGAGTGCGATGGAACGCCGAGCTGGACCTGCGATCGGTCAAGACGACCATGCAGATGGAGGTGCGCTGCAAGACCTCCGAACTGGTGCGTAAGGAGATCTGGACCCACGTGCTCGCCTACAACCTGATCCGCACCGTCATGGCTCAGGCGGCGAGTCGGCACGCCCTCCCGCCACGGACGATCAGCTTCAAGGGGGCGATGCAGACGCTCGAAGCCTTTCAGCCACTAGGCGCCTGCTGTTCACAACTCCGTGACCAAGCCTACGAACGACTGCTCGCCTACATCGCGACCTAA